The proteins below come from a single Halictus rubicundus isolate RS-2024b chromosome 13, iyHalRubi1_principal, whole genome shotgun sequence genomic window:
- the Mdh1 gene encoding malate dehydrogenase 1 gives MTEPINVVVTGAAGQIAYSLLYQLAAGSVFGPNQPVILRLLDIPVAMSVLNGVVMELQDLALPLLREIVPTADPAVAFKDVAAAFLVGAMPRKEGMERKDLLAANVKIFKVQGEALDKYARKDVKVLVVGNPANTNALICSHYAPSIPKENFTAMTRLDQNRAQAALAARLGVQVDNVKKVIIWGNHSSTQYPDAAHATVTLPSGTKPVPAAVNDEQWLNTTFVETIQKRGAAVIAARKMSSAMSAAKAAGDHMRDWWMGTNPDEWVSMGVLSDGSYGIPKDIVFSFPVTVQNKQYKIVQGLPINDFGRSKLTVTAKELEEERAEANAVLQQK, from the exons ATG ACGGAACCAATTAATGTGGTGGTTACGGGTGCTGCTGGGCAGATCGCCTACTCCCTGCTGTACCAGCTTGCCGCTGGTTCAGTTTTTGGACCAAACCAACCAGTCATTCTCCGTTTATTAGATATCCCAGTTGCGATGAGCGTGCTAAATGGGGTAGTTATGGAATTACAAGACTTGGCTCTTCCTCTTTTGAGAG AAATTGTGCCAACTGCTGATCCAGCTGTAGCTTTCAAGGATGTTGCTGCTGCCTTCCTCGTCGGCGCAATGCCACGAAAAGAAGGAATGGAACGCAAAGATCTGCTAGCTGCcaatgtaaaaatattcaaagtcCAAGGAGAGGCTTTGGATAAATATGCTAGGAAAGATGTTAAGGTGTTGGTCGTCGGAAACCCGGCCAATACGAACGCGTTGATTTGTTCCCACTATGCACCATCTATCCCAAAAGAAAACTTTACTGCCATGACCAGACTGGATCAAAATCGTGCTCAAGCAGCTTTAGCAGCGCGATTGGGTGTCCAG GTTGACAATGTGAAGAAAGTAATTATTTGGGGTAACCATAGTTCGACCCAATATCCTGATGCCGCGCATGCCACTGTAACTCTTCCATCTGGCACAAAGCCAGTACCTGCGGCTGTGAACGACGAACAATGGTTGAACACCACTTTCGTCGAAACAATTCAGAAACGCGGCGCAGCTGTGATAGCTGCGAGGAAAATGTCCTCCGCGATGTCTGCCGCGAAAGCGGCCGGTGATCACATGAGAGACTGGTGGATGGGTACCAACCCAGACGAATGGGTTAGCATGGGTGTCCTGTCTGACGGCAGCTATGGAATCCCGAAGGATATTGTATTCTCTTTCCCAGTAACTGTACAAAATAAACAATACAAAATCGTCCAA GGACTTCCAATCAACGATTTCGGAAGATCCAAGCTGACTGTTACGGCTAAGGAATTGGAAGAAGAACGTGCGGAAGCGAATGCTGTATTACAACAAAAGTGA